ctgcggtttcacccgcgttcccgaaagattttatgttttcccgggataaaaagtatccaatatattattccagtacatattctatctgtgtgcaaaattttatctaaatccgTTCTgaaatttttacgtgaaagagtaacaaacatccatccatatctcagagaaatcagccagatttatacacacaaactttcgcgtttataatataggaagtaggattactactatgcactctcttttgaGACAAGACAATGTTCTAACCTCCGATGTTACACAAGCATTCACGAATgcctatgaggtttcgtgaaaagtttgTAATTGTCATCCCGATTTGTAGTGTTTGTATCTATACAGTAGATATAATACACTGTCTCACGTACCACACTGGAGGGGGTAGCTGTGACTATCGGGGAGTCGTGTTGCAAACAAAGTACGAGACGGACGTGCGCCTGCGCTCCAGGTGTGGTAGTAGTGAGCCAGTGTCTATAATAGTTATCATTGTAGAACAGGAGGGTCCTACAcgattgacggcttcttattattattattatagcttttaaacgcaaTAGCGAGTATAAtaatactctttgctagatgcgacttataatgacattgcgacgcaatatgtcatactcaatcggtaaagcagattatcgctcatactgagcacacgaaaatagatcttaaggtgacgaaccttttcttaccccgactgtacatatgCGATACAACCTAGCTGTCAGGTGTCTATTGCCGGGTGACCAACTTTTCTTCTAACGCTCGACAGTCCACATTCGTTTTCATAACAGGCAAAGGCCCCCTTTGTACACGCTTTTTTTTTGCAATGGAGCCCCAAAAGGTTATTTATACCACCAGCCAACAAGCTACGCTCCACAAACTGAATTCCACACGGAAAAGCCGCGGTCAcagatagtataaaataaagctgTATTATTTGACTACCTAAATTATATTCCTGTCGCCGGAGGATTAAAGATAAACAATCCCTACATTTACATAGTCCGGGCGATTTGCTAATATCTCTGCTATATAATGCATTACAAACAGCTCCTGATTGATGCATCTTTATTGTAAATACACATCACTAATCCACTAACTACTTATAACCACGGATAAAAACATCGCCAACATTCAAACCGCTGTTTTTTCAGATACCCCTGATTatttagatctcgaccaattTCATCATGTCAATTCTCAAGGtcaaagtgttttatttatctttacggCTGAAACGACTTTGtgtgctaaaatatttataactacggTGTAATtaggtaacaaataaaaaatcgctTAAGTTACAAAGCCATTACCACAAAACCTATTCGTGCTTATTTTATTACTGggctattttattgtatgtttttatgtttcggttattttattatttatacatattataatatacgcaatagtgttaataataatttattacaatatctattagataatttattagGAAAACCGCACTGTGtgcattataataaatctttgcgatttattattattaatagatattatgAATAGATAGTACAACACGAAGTCGCTTTTCACATGTGAACGTATCTATTGGTTggttgcaattttattttgaatgcggtttttatcattatttacataacttttAGAAAAATTTTATAGGATATACGGTATACCTACCACATtcctatgaaattttattatatatactgctTGCGTcgcttattttgaatattaaagatacttcaaattaatttaccatTAAACTTAGGTCTTAAAAAATCAACAGAAAATATCCACGAGCAAAATTTTTACTCTCTATACTTTCAgtgttctattttatttacatagataaacaataaaaatgtttccaGGTAatagactaaaaatatttcaatttctaaTAAACATGCTAAAGTTTTATCCATGAGCTTATGTTCCATAAAACAGGCAATTAAATCTTAGTAGGTAAACTTTTATCATCGTATTCATTGCTCGTACATGCTAGtaaattatcacaaataaattttaacgacAAGCTAACGCcgcattaatatattttacaaacaggGTAACCTTGTGTCTCTTTTGTCATATGACAAGATATTATGaatgtattgatttatttttaaacctcAATATTTCAGCAAAGTTTGTCCGTCTAAAGAAGTCAAAAGTACAAGATGATTCCTGACAGGCCTTCCTATCCAACTACTAGGACGGAAATGGATTACATATGATGGTATATAAGAACTGGTTTATCTTTTATTCATTGCCATTGTCTATTGGCTTACTTACGTTCACTTAACTctttcaggtggcccattagccttgaaaaaagaatgtttaataCGCTCTTTTTTACTAAACACTTTACTTGAATCCCCGGCTACCTTTCCTCGACACTTATTTTCCacgaatttattgttttttttatgcaaaaattacatcaaaaaggtatttattagcataagaattgataacattaagtgcttaaatatacacaaatatgaatttaaaatagttactgtataaatcttgaccgcgtggaattaTGGCAATAATGCTAGCAGCaattccccgttgaatcgcaattccgatcatctgggctaaaaacgaaccagccctcctgtcaccagtatttattggttttcaaaAAAGGGTAATAAGGCTAGTACAAGTACCAACTAATCACTGACAGTCAACAtacatatctaaaaaaaataaccgactTCAAAGAAAAAAGTCTTTGCATTAACCCCTGTTGTATGTACGAATATATGTTTGCATGTCGGAAATTTTCTCAAAACCTACGAATCCAATTTcgatagtatttattttgtaatatacttttaagggtttttgtataaaaatatagctaagttctgtagaataataaattttatatcctattttagaattatatttatataagaattatattctCAAAGGtagtcaaaattaattaaaaaatatatatgtcttgGTGTTCGTATTTGGTgagtaaaataaacttaaagaaaCTAGTAAGTATTTTTGCTAcaaatattgtgtatatatgtcGTGATATAATCGCTTCTTATGAATGGTTTTGCTTTGTTTATtggttatgtatatatgttttccAAGTAGTCACACatttattttgaagaaaaaatccACCACTATAGTATTCtgacaaattaattgaattcaatttaattcaattgaatgaattgaattatttaaaaatacatttccaaaatatatttttaactacaaGAGTAAATaaggttttgtaaatatttaatcaataataatatattttattgtacaactAACACTTCAATACAATGTTGCCATTGCTTCGTCATTTGCCAGTTTCTATGGTAATTTCAAACATACAAAAGCCAATTAATCCAACCATTGGAGGGATGGTGGCGTTGCTTCTATTTATCGTTCACTTACGCATTATCGCTATATACTCACACCCACTAGTAggcaataaaataagaaaatattttatttatcagtaagtattactttttattgttaagagGATATTAACAAGTGTAACTCAGAAACTCAGAAGTGAgacataaaattgaaacaacAAATAAACCAACGCAATAACAATCcttattaaaaacgaaataaataacatagttcataatatacaaaaataaaagatatcgTTGGCGTCTCGTTCAAAATGGACGTTGGtgtaataattcttatactgccaaatcatattttttttctgaaaacatATATCAATAAGATATTTTGAGTATTATCTAACATCACcaaataaatatctttgattTAGTACGAAAAAtagattgaaataatataatatttactcttACAATTGGATAAGTCGTGTTACACAAGAAACTAAAATActgtctaataataatattagttaattttatcaattcattttttctattcattaatatctttattgaatatttattagcatttatttatcattattacaatGAAACTACGCGTTAACTAAAAATCCCAAAAAATCTAGCGATCTGaaagcaataatttaaatataaatttcaccaTAGACACCATTTGTAATTTCTTTAGCAgaaagatataaaacaaaacttaacacGTGTGTTAACTTATCTACgatgattttaattatcaaaatctgAAATAAtagatgtaatttttaaataatttattatcatacaCTGAGTCCTAGTAACTAATTAAATCATCAATATGAAAAAAGCGACTTAGAAGTCGGATCGTGTGTGGATAACATATGCACCTTATTAATGCGGAATATTATGGAATGCCGAATGACCGACAATGAGTAATGAATGAGGAATGACGGATTGTGATTGTGTACATACGAGATACCAATTGCGATTCGTGACGGACGATTCGGTCGACAGCTCATCTTTTGTATTTCTAAAAAgtgcaattaatattataaacctaAAGAATTAAGTgctaattattgtatattacagCAACGAAATGTGGGATCCGACTCATGTGCAAGTAACAGTGCAAAAAGCAAGAGGTTTGCTAATAAAAGGCAAAAACGGTACAAATAACTGTTTTGTTACAATCTCGCTGGCTAAAGAAAAATTTCAAACTTCCGTAAAACATAAGTCAACTGAGAATGTTGAATGGTTTGAAGAATGTGAATTACGCATACCGTCTCAAGGAAACACTGCTGagattgttttaaaagtttacGACGAAGATTTCGTAAAGGACCACTTATTAGGTCAAGTATCGATTCCGTTAAAAGACCTCGATGTGTATGAACGTCCAAGAAACCGCTGGTACCCGTTGCAAGGAAAAGCTGGTAAAGAAAACGACAAGAACCGAGGTGAATTAGAGGTTAAAATAGGTTTCACTGTAAAAGAAGGGAGCCTAACAGATTTGAGCAAAAAGGAAAAACACAAATCATCACTGTCCAGTATTGCGCAGAATGTTGGGGGCAGCCTCATGAGTATTGGAAGTATTGAAAAACGTAAGAGCTTAAAGAAATTTGCAAAAAATTTAGGATCTAAGATAAACATtactaataaagaaaaaaagaatgATTCATCATCTCTAGGTGGGAGTGTAGGAAATCTTAGAAGTTCTGTGATATCAACTCCTGATACATCTACGCCAAAAAGATCCCCGGCAGAGGCTGATCCAGGTGTGATAAGTGAAGATGACGATGAATTTGCCTTTGATGACTTATCGCATAAAAGTTCAGGAAGTTCACTCAATGTACAAAATTCTTATGTACCCCGAGGAGTAAAATACACACCATCTCCTAATAATGCTTCACTTGAAAATCTAGGTGGAGGTGAATTCTTAAGAAGATCTACAAGTAGTAATTTAGTAACTGCAGAGAAAACAGCACCTTTAAAACCTGTGCGTTTAAGTCTTGATACATTTACAGCACCACAATTACCAGTacaagtattaaataaagatgaTGAATGGTCCCAGAAACTTTATCCACGAAAATCTATCAGTCAAACTATGATAGACCGAGAAAAATCTTCCAGtctcgaaagaaataaaaaattggaTAGCCCTAGTTCCCTTAAAGAAAAACCTAGCCCtaaattctttaaaaagttTGGAAACAGTAAGCCTAAGAAATTACTGGAGGAACGAATCATTGTCGGAGAGGAAAATATTGTTGAAGAAGATTCAATAAACCCGGCATACAATAATTTACCCAAAACTGTAATACAGCAATATGATGACATGACACGAGAAGATCTAATAGTGATGATCTATAATCTACAGAAAGATGTGGAATCAGAAAAGAAAAAGAACAAGGATCTTGAAAATTACTTAGATGAGTTGTTGTTGCGAGTAATGGAGACAACACCGAGAATATTGCAAAATCCTTATGTCAGAAATAACAGCATGCATATCCGGAACAAATAAAGGTTgcagttttttaatttcaattgtaataCATTGTTTCAATAACATTACAGGTTTGAAACTAGTGATTCTAAGTTCTTAATTATCTTACattagttttgttatattatgagATTATTGTATTTTGTCCATAGTTTATCATAGTAACTTAtacagtttaatattaaattttgcatttctaagaaatatttgttatgatcacacataaaaaaatcaaacttttaaaagtcaattaaaattctaatatttaaaggtGATATAAATGTTATGAGAATTGCAAATTAGTGTCTGAACCAGTGCCTTAAGTATTTATAAGATCTGTGATACATATTGTCTATCACAAtagatttctattattttaactatatgtGAATTGATAAAAggatatttatctttttttggtctgattagatttttataaatatctcacTAAAgtgatatatgattttatttaaaaaaaatatttcaatatgtccatggaataaaaaaaatatatttataaagtgccaaaacaaatttaacattGTAATAAAGCATAGCAAGAATGGTAATAattgctatatataaatatattcaattacagATTTAATTAACAACATTCCAAGTTTActtagtgtatttatttttaagataaaaaataatgataacattatccttgatattaataaagtgttttttttttcatagatacAGATATAATCTtagttaatattgaattatacataCTAACAAAATAACAGTGCTGgccagtttaaaaaaataaaacatgccaTGCTGCATTGATCTTACTGTGGTTCTTCATTaagctttttattttgtatagtgCAAATATAGGGCCAAATGAGGCCTTTGTGCAATATAACatagttgaaatatttaagttatactATTAAAAGTCatcttatttgttaaaatttgttcAA
The nucleotide sequence above comes from Vanessa tameamea isolate UH-Manoa-2023 chromosome 2, ilVanTame1 primary haplotype, whole genome shotgun sequence. Encoded proteins:
- the LOC113399752 gene encoding rab11 family-interacting protein 2; this translates as MWDPTHVQVTVQKARGLLIKGKNGTNNCFVTISLAKEKFQTSVKHKSTENVEWFEECELRIPSQGNTAEIVLKVYDEDFVKDHLLGQVSIPLKDLDVYERPRNRWYPLQGKAGKENDKNRGELEVKIGFTVKEGSLTDLSKKEKHKSSLSSIAQNVGGSLMSIGSIEKRKSLKKFAKNLGSKINITNKEKKNDSSSLGGSVGNLRSSVISTPDTSTPKRSPAEADPGVISEDDDEFAFDDLSHKSSGSSLNVQNSYVPRGVKYTPSPNNASLENLGGGEFLRRSTSSNLVTAEKTAPLKPVRLSLDTFTAPQLPVQVLNKDDEWSQKLYPRKSISQTMIDREKSSSLERNKKLDSPSSLKEKPSPKFFKKFGNSKPKKLLEERIIVGEENIVEEDSINPAYNNLPKTVIQQYDDMTREDLIVMIYNLQKDVESEKKKNKDLENYLDELLLRVMETTPRILQNPYVRNNSMHIRNK